A window of Mixophyes fleayi isolate aMixFle1 chromosome 10, aMixFle1.hap1, whole genome shotgun sequence contains these coding sequences:
- the FJX1 gene encoding four-jointed box protein 1, translating into MRAALAVITSGIFLLVGGIFWVLRDPHPTEHPGYIAKRAPRALRFPALAPQTPPVTEGHSPDPEAKISAYSADTNSPVNRSLNSVTLEQGILWPRALDKALPLGFSDEYSLRWQEFARTASVVSLERGCGRSTNRLVTLSDGSRACVRYGINPEQIQGEVMSFYLSRLLGLRAVPPCVLSKVGSAQWDPVQAELGGTGWMSGAFVTITPWLHNLSAVLPPLALRAEDGNLRPLREELRSGNADIVELAQWGDLILFDYLTANFDRLVSNLFSLQWDPRVMLRGTNNLHRFPDGTLVLLDNEAGLAHGYRLRDTWDKYNQQLLGTVCLFRRGFVRRLRELSLARSAAEELHTLYMAGEPLAAELGVLTEPEAQVLQDRVGLIYRHIQNCQSRYS; encoded by the coding sequence ATGAGGGCTGCTTTGGCTGTGATTACATCTGGGATCTTCTTGCTAGTGGGGGGGATCTTCTGGGTTTTGAGAGACCCTCACCCCACTGAACACCCAGGATATATCGCCAAGAGAGCGCCCCGAGCTTTGCGCTTCCCTGCGCTTGCACCACAGACACCGCCAGTAACTGAGGGTCACTCTCCTGATCCAGAAGCTAAAATCAGTGCATACTCTGCGGACACCAACAGTCCCGTGAACCGATCACTAAACAGTGTTACTCTGGAGCAGGGGATCCTCTGGCCCCGGGCACTGGATAAGGCTCTACCCCTGGGCTTCTCGGATGAATACTCCTTGCGCTGGCAGGAGTTTGCGCGGACAGCCAGCGTTGTGTCCTTGGAGAGGGGCTGCGGGCGCAGCACCAACAGACTTGTCACCTTATCCGATGGGAGTCGGGCGTGTGTGCGCTATGGAATCAACCCGGAGCAGATACAGGGGGAGGTCATGTCTTTCTACCTGTCTCGCCTGCTGGGATTGCGAGCTGTGCCACCCTGTGTCCTCTCCAAAGTGGGCAGCGCGCAGTGGGACCCAGtacaggctgagctggggggcactGGATGGATGTCAGGGGCATTTGTCACCATCACCCCCTGGCTGCACAACTTGAGTGCAGTCCTGCCACCACTAGCCCTGCGTGCCGAGGATGGCAATCTGCGCCCTCTGCGCGAGGAACTGCGCTCTGGAAACGCTGATATAGTGGAATTGGCGCAGTGGGGGGACCTCATCCTGTTTGACTATCTGACTGCCAACTTTGACCGGCTAGTGAGCAatctcttcagtctccagtgggACCCACGCGTCATGCTGCGTGGAACTAACAACCTGCACCGCTTTCCTGATGGGACCCTTGTACTACTGGATAACGAGGCCGGCCTGGCGCACGGATACCGGCTGCGGGACACCTGGGACAAGTACAACCAGCAGCTCTTGGGCACAGTGTGCCTGTTCCGCAGGGGGTTTGTCAGGAGGCTGCGCGAACTTTCCTTGGCGCGGAGCGCGGCTGAGGAGCTACACACGTTGTACATGGCCGGGGAGCCCCTGGCTGCGGAACTGGGTGTGTTGACTGAGCCAGAGGCGCAGGTTTTGCAGGATAGAGTGGGACTGATTTATAGACACATACAGAACTGTCAAAGCAGGTACAGCTGA